The genomic window GGAAGCCGACGTACACGCCGGAGTTGTCGTCTCCCGGCATCCGCCAGTCCAGCTTGAGCGAGTACGAGGCGAACTCCTTGGCGCGGTACCAGTACAGGCCCATGCCGCCCGTTGACGTGAGGGTGGCGTCGGTGTTGGTGAAGCTGCCGGGACCCGCCTGTGACCAGCCGGTGGTGGAGCCGTTGTAGAGGCTCGTGTAGCCGGTCTCGGGGCGGCAGTCCGCCTTGGCGAAGCCCGCCGCGTACCGGATGCCGCCGAGCAGGAGCGAACGGAAGGCGGGGTCGGCGTACGACTCCTGGGTGTGTCCGAGTCCCGTGTAGAAGGACCGGCCACTGCCCTGCGGGTGGCACCACGTGATGGGGTGGTCGCCGCTCATCTCGCCGCCGTTGTAGCTGCCCTCGTCCAGGCTCTGGAGCACCCTCACGTCGGGGCGCGGGTTGGTGCGGTAGTTGTACCACTCGTCGGTGCGGCTCCAGGTCTGGCCGAGGTGGGAGGTCGCCGGGTTGGCCCGGTCCTCGGTCCGCACCGTGGCCTGCTGGATCGCCGGGTGGCTCTTGAACCAGGCGCCGACGAGCTGCTGGTACTGCGGCCATTCGTACTCGGTGTCGGCCGCGGCGTGGATGCCGAGGTAGCCGCCGCCCCCGTCCACGTACGACTGGAGGGCCGACTGCTGGGTGGCGTTCAGGACGTCACCGGTGGTCGAAAGGAAGACCACCGCCTTGAAGCCGGCCAGGTTGGCCGTCGTGAAGGCGTTGCTGTCCTCGGTGGCGGTGACGGTGAAGTTGTTGGCCGCTCCCAGATCACGGATGGTCTGGGTGCCGACCGGGATGGAGTCGTGGCGGAAGCCCGCCGTCTTGGAGAAGACCAGCACCTTGTAGGCGGGGTCGGCGGCGGGCGCCGCCGAGGCAGGCGTCAGGAGCGAGCCTGCGAGGCCGAGCGCGACGACGAGGGCCGAGGCCGCAGTCGCCGGCAGCCGGCGGAGTCGAGGAAACATCATGATCCCTTCCCGTCCGTCACTTGGTGAGGGTGAGGGTGTCGATGTCGAACAGGGACCCTGTGCCACCGGTGAAGGTGAGGAACAGTGTGCCCGAGGACGCCGTACCGGTCAGCGTGGTCGAGACCGTGGCGAAGGTCTCCCAGCCGCCGGTGCTGGCGACCGCCACCGAACCGAGCACGGCGCCGGTCGCCGACCCGGAGCGGATCTGGATGGTGCCGCCCGCGCCTGCCGAGGACACCTTCGCGCTGAAGGTCTTGGTGCCGGCCGTCGGGACCGCCGCGTAGCCCGCCCAGTCGCCGTTCTCGATGTAGCCGAGGGTCCTGCCGCCGCTCGCGGGGGCGTGGTCGGCGGCCTGGACACCCTGCCCGGAACTGAACGACTCGCCCTCGACCGTCTGACTCGATCCGGTGCTGCCCGTGGCGAGGGTGAACGCGTCGAGATCGAAGAGGTTGCCCTGTCCGGTCACGCCCTTGAAGACGAGGAACAACTCCGTGCTCGCTGTGGGGACGTTGGTGAGGTTCGCCGACACGTCGACGAAGTTCTCCCAACCGCCGGTCGGCGCGACGGCTGCGCTGCCCAGCAGTGTGCCGGTGGCGGAGCCCGCCCGTACCTCGATCGTGCCGCCGACGCCTCCCGAGGAGACCCGGGCGGTGAACCGGGTGGCGTTGGCGAGGTTGTACGGCTTGAAGGACACCCAGTCGTTGTTGTCGGTGAAGCCGACGGTGCTGCCGCCCTCCGCCGTGCCGTGCGCGGCGACCTGGATGCCGTTCTGCGCACCGAAGTGCTCACCCTGCCGGTGGCGCGGCTGGAGGATGCGCGCGCTGTGCGTCGTCAGCCCGGCAGCGTCGGTGTACTCGGCGTCGAAGACTCCGTAGATGTTGGCCGCACTGTCGTGCTCGCCGTCGGCGGGCACGGTCAGGTTGCCGGAGCATCCGGTGGTCTGGGTGATCTGATGCCGGTGCTCGTCGTGGCCGAGAAGGTAGGTGACCTTGACCTTCGAGCAGTCGATCGCACCGTCCTCGGGGTCACTGACCGACACCTGGAAGGGCACGGTGTCACCGAAGGAGAACAGCTGGCCGTCCTTCGGGGACTGGAGCGTGACCGTCGGTGCGGTGTTGCCCGCGGTCACCACGAGACTGGCCGAGCCCGTGAGCCCTTCGGGGTCCTTGACCGTGAGGGTGGGACGGAAGGTGCCGTTGGTGGTGTACGTGTGGCTCGGGTTGGCCGCGGTGGAGCTGGTGCCGTCACCGAAGTCCCAGGCGTACGTGAGGGCTCGGCCCTCGGGGTCGGAGCTGCCGGCCGATGAGAACGCGACGCTGAGCGGCGTCGGTCCCGAGACCTTGTCGGCGGCTGCCTTGGCGACCGGGTTGCGGTTGCTGCCGCCGATGTACTCGACCCGGTAGAGGGCCTGGTTGTTGCCGCCGGTGCCGTAGTCGAGGACGTACAGCGCCCCGTCGGGCCCGAAGGCCTGGTCCATCACCTGCGTACCGGTCCAGGGGAAGGCCTCGATGACGCCGGGGGTGCCGTCGGCCTTGACCTCGATGGCCTTGATCCACTTACGGCCGTACTCGCCCGCGAAGAAGCGTCCGTCGAGGGACTGGGGGAACTTGACGTTGGAGTTCAGCGCCGCGTCGTAGCGGTAGACCGGGCCGCCCATGGGGGATTCGGAGCCGCTGCCGAACTCGGATGGCGAGCCGGCGTCCCCGGCGTACCGGATCCACGCCGGTTTGGCGGCGGGGAGGGTCGGCAGGCCGGTGTTGCGGAAGGAGTTGTTGGCCGGGCCGGAGCCGCAGTTGTACTTCGCCGCGGACGGACCGCTCGGGAAGGTGTACTCGCCGTACGTCTCGGTGGCGGTGTTCGTACCCGTGCAGTACGGCCAGCCGTAGTTGCCCGGGGCGGTGATCCGGTTGAACTCGACCTGCCCGCTCGGGCCCCTGCTGCCGTCGGTGACGCCCGCGTCGGGTCCGTAGTCACCGAGGTAGACGGCACCGGTGGCCTTGTCGACGGACATCCGGAAGGGGTTGCGGAATCCCATCGCGTAGATCTCGGGGCGGGTGCTCGCCGTGCCGGGCGCGAAGAGGTTCCCGACGGGCACGGTGTAGCCACCGGCGGCGGTGGGCTTGATCCGCAGCACCTTGCCGCGCAGGTCGTTGGTGTTGCCCGAGGAGCGCTGGGCGTCGAACTGCGGGTTACGGTCGGTCCGTTCGTCGATCGGCGAGTAGCCGCTCGACTCGAAGGGGTTGGTGTCGTCACCGGTCGTCAGGTAGAGGTTCCCAGCAGCGTCGAAGTCGATGTCGCCGCCCACGTGACAGCACTGGCCACGGTCGTTGGGGACTTCGAGCACGACTTTCTCGCTTGCCAGGTCGAGGGTGCCGTCGGTCCTGAGGGTGAAGCGGGACAGGTTGAGATGCCCCTTCCACGCCTCGAACGTGGCGGCGCTGCCCGTGACGGGGGCGTCGCCCCCCGGGGTGCTGAGCTTGGGTGAGTAGTACAGGTACAGATAGCGGTTGGAGGCGAAGCCCGGGTCGGCGGCTATACCCTGGAGGCCCTCCTCGTCGTGCGTGTAGACGTCCAGCTTGCCGGCCGTCTTGGTGTTGCCCGCGGCGTCGGTGTAGCGGACCGTGCCGTCTCTGGCCGTGTGCACGACGGCCCGGTCGGGCAGGACCGCGAGCGACATAGCTTCGCCCAACTCTGCTGAGCCCAAGGCAAGTTGTACTTGCTGGTAGTCGCCGGCCGGGATGGCCGCAGCAGCGGCCTCGTGCTCGGGGTGACCGGGGTGGGCCGAGGCGGCGGGGCCGACGAGGGCACCGCCGCTGACCACCAGGCCGAGTACCGTGAGCCACCTCAACCACGTATGTCTCGGCCGTGACCGTCCTGACAGTCCTGACATGGAGCGTCCTTCCTGGCCTTGGGGGGAGTGAGTCAGGCGTGAGCGCGCGGCTAGCACGCTGCCGTGTCACTGAGGGAGGAACCTGCGCCCGGGTGATGTCCCGTCACCCGGGAAGCAGCCGTACCGATCCGTGCTGAAGCTGCGAGAGCTTTCGTTGCGCCATCGGGATACGTGCGGAAACTCGCGAGATTTTTGCATGCTGGCAATGTGGACTTAATTTGTCAAGCGTGTGGTCAAATTCCCGGAATCCTCCGGGCGCCGGACGGCGTGTCAGCCCCAACGCACCACGCATGGGCGGAATATCACCGCGCTGACACTTTAGTTCATAATTCAAACTATCTGTGTGTATCCGCTCCCGGCCGTACAGGGCACCTGCGGAGGAAGCCGGAGGAACGGCCGCTGCGCGAGCCACCAGGACGGCCGCGGGACGTCGGGCGGCCGTCCGGGCGAAATGGCCACGCGCAAACCGAGGCAAGGTGCCCGATCGGCTCCAGTCGTCCGGGCTGCGGCATTGAGGGGGCCCGGACGACTGAAGCTGATCGGGGAGCACACCACATTCGCTTCGTGTGCGAGCTGGTTTTCGTGCAGCAGCGAGCTGGTGGTTGGCGCGGAAGCTGGCCCCGGTGGGTGACGTTCCTGCCCTGCCCCTACGTGGGGGCATGCCACTCAGCGGTCAGCTTCGCGTGGCCGCGGGTTTGGTCAGCGGCGGTGGTGGTTGTGGCCCCAGGAGTCGGTATCGACGGTGCGGCCGCGGGCGTCGCGCAGGGCTGCGGTGTCGCTGTAGTTGTCCCGGACGTAGGCGCGGCGGTCCTGGAAGAGGTCGGTGCGGGTGTCGCGGCCCTGGCTGTCGGCCTGCACGTCGCTGATGACGACGCGGGGTGTGGGGCGGTGTCGGTCGCTGTCCTGCGCGGAAGCCGGCAGAGCAATGGCCGAGACGATCGCGCGGGCCGCGAGGACGGTCGCTGAGGTGCGGCGGGCGGTCGAAGAGAGACTTCGCGAAGGGCTTTTCGCGGCGGTTCTGAGGCACGCTGCTCGGTCCGGCCGGGGCACCCACCGCCGATGAGGCCGACCAGGTCCGCCGTCATGCGTGCTGTGTGGTCACGTGTGTGCGACATCGGCATCGACGAGCGCCGGGCAGGGACGACTCCTCGGCGGGCAGGGCGATACCCCGTTCGAGGAGACGCCGGGTGTCGCCCTGCCTGCTTCGCAGGTCATCTCCTCACGTCAGTGCATCGACGTGAGGGACCTGGTTGAGTTCTGCCACGAGATCGCGGTACCGGCGGCGGCTCGCGGCACCGTCCTCTTCGGCGTCCGGGGCGGGCTCGGTCACGAACTGCACCTGGGAGGCCAGCGCCTGGGCCAGGTCCTGCGCAGCCCGTGCCGTCTCGGCCGTCACCACCACGTACCCGGCGCGGTCCAGCGACCAGCGGACCGGCGGGATGACCTGGCCCACCTCGAAGTTGAGGTGGAATTCGACGACACCGGAGTGGGCCCGCGCCTCGTCGGCGCCCTTGATGGCGACCAGTCGGCCGGGCTCGGCCTCGAAGAAGACGACAGCCGCGCCGCCGTCAGCCTCGGGACGTCCGGCGAGCGGCTGGAGCTGACCCGCGCCCCAGGCGAGGCCGGCCTCCTCCAGGTCGATGCCGTAGACCGCGTGCGTCATGGTGTTGATCCGGTCGCCTCCGCGCCGGTTGTGGCTCTCGATCACCCGGGGACCGGCCGACGTGAGCTTCAGTTCGGTGTGCGACAGACCGTTTCGGAGGCCGACCGCGTCCAGGAAGTCGGACACCGTGCGGCACACGTCCTCCTCGAGGGAGGGGTCCAGCTGCGCGGGAATGGCGTGTCCGAACTCGACGAAGCCGGTTCCGGTGATCTTGTCGGCGATGGCGATCGGCACGTGCCGGCCGTCGAAGGAGAGCGCATCCACGCTGATCTCCGGGCCCTCGAGGTATTCCTCCAGCAGGAACTGCTTCAGGTCGAGCCCGCTCAGCGCCGCATACGCGGATTCGGCCGCCTCGGCGCTGTCGATCTTGTGGATGCCGATGCTCGCGGAGCCTCCCAGCGGCTTGGCGATCAACGGGTATCCCTGGGCGGCGCCGAACTCCCTGATCTCCTCCAGGCTCGACGCTACGGCCGCCCGCACGGCGCTGACGCCGCGCTCCGCGGTGTGCCGTCGCATGCGCCACTTGTCGGTCAGCAGCGCCACGGTCTCCGCGGAGACACCGTTCAGGCCGAGCGCGTCGTTGAGCAGGGCGGCGGTGAGGACGCCTTCCTCCTGTACGGTCACCACGCCGGCGAACGGCAGACGGTCGTGCAGCGCCCGTACGACGTCCACCAGTTCCCGGGAGTCGGACCGAGGCGGGTGCACCACGCAGATCTCGGCGACCAGTGCGTCAGCCGGCAGTTTGCGGAACTCCTCGGGCGTGTACACGCAGACCACATCCAGCTTGAGCCCCCTGGCCCGCTGGAGCATCGGGGGTTTGGGCGAGACGAGACAGACGCGCATGTTCATGTTCGTTCCTTCGTGTGTTCGTGGCGCGGAAGACGCCCGGCGAGCGCCACAGCATCCTGGGCCAGTGCCGTGGTGGGGTCGAAGACGGGGAGGTTCTCGGCCCTGTGACCGAGCACCAGGGGGAGTTCCGTACATGCTGCGACGATCATCCCCGCGCCGGCTGCGGCGACGCATCTGATCGCCGGGACCAGTGCGTGCTCGGCGGCCTCCAGCTCGCCGGCCTTGATCAGCCGCACGGCTCGCATCACCGACCGTTGCTGCAGCAGCGGCGGGGGGACGACCGCGTCGATGCCCTGTTCACGCAGACCTTCCTGGTACAGCCCCGTCACGAGTGTCCCCGTGGTGGCGAGGAGCCCCACTCGGGAGACCGATGGCGCGGCCCCGCGCAGCCGCCGCACACTGGCGTCGATCATACTGAGGATGGGAACGGCCGAGGCACGCCGCAGGTCCGGGAGGAACGCGTGCGCGGTGCTGCAGGGCATGGCGATGATCGCCGCCCCCGCGGACTGGAGCAGGCGCACCCCTTCGAGCAGGCGGGGCAGCGGGCTCGGCCCGTCCGACAGGATGGCGTCGGTGCGGTCCGGCACGGTGCCGTCGGACCACACCAGTGTCCGCAGGTGCTCCTGGTCACTGGCGGCGGGCGTCTCCCGTACCAGCTTTGCGAAGAAGTCCGCCGTGGCTGCGGGTCCCATGCCGCCGAGCACGCCGACGATGCCGGACGCCGCCGGATCGGGTGCCTGTGTCGCGCTCCGGGATCCGGAGATGACCGCGCTCACCGTGCCGACCGCACGTTCACCGCGAGTGTGTCGTCCTTGAGGAGTGCCCACGGCACGAAACCGACGAGCATCACGACCACGCCGACCAGCACCCATACGGGGGTGCCTTGGTGTACGAGTGGCCCGACGATCAGCAGCGGACCGACCAGGTCCTGGCCCACCCGGCCCAGGTTGTAGAAGGACAAGTACTGTCCGAGCGACTCCTTGGGGGCGAGTTCGAAGGACAGCGGCGTGCTCGCGATGACAAGGCTCTCGCCTGCGGTGTGGGCCAGCATGGCGATCACGAGGATCGCGAGTGCCGCCCAGGCGTTGCCCACCGCGCCTGCCCCGGCGTACGCGAGGCAGGCGGCGCAGACGGCCGCACCGCCCAGCGCTGACGCGCGCAGGGCGGCGGAGAAGTCCGCGAACATCCGGTTCACCGGGATCTGCGCCGCCATGGCCAGCGCGCCGTTGAGCGCGAGGAGTGCGGTGAGGCTCCAGCGGGGAGAGTCCGTCGACTGGACGATCCACAGGGGCAGTACGAGCGACAGGATCGTGTTGTGCGTCATGGCCACGCCATTGACGACGGTGATCACCAGATACCGCCGGTCGCGCAACGGGGTGGCCCTGACGCCGCGTTGCTTGACCGGGCCCGTGTCCGCGGGCTTCGCCGCCGGTACGTGGAGCCTGGACACGAGGATCGCGGCGCCGATGAACGACGCGGCGTTGATTCCGATGCCCACCAGGTACAGGGCGGCGGAGTCGGTGACGACGGGCAGGGTGGCCGCCAGTGACCCGAGCACGATCGCTCCGTTGCGCGCGGAGAACACGGTGCCCAGGATCGTCGCCCGGTCCTTGGCCTCGAAGAGCCGGCCCATCAGCGCCTGGTTGATGGCGGGGCTCGCCCGGTCGGCCGTGGTCACGATGCAGGCGAGCACCACGAACATCCAGTACTGCTCGGCAAGGAGGTAGAGGCCGTAGCCCACGGCCCGTACACCGAACAGCACGATGAGGCTCTTCTGCGCCCCCACCCGGTCCGCGAGGGCGCCGATGCGGGGGCTGAGGACGAACGCGCAGAGACTGCCCAGGGAGATCGCGAGTCCCACGGAGGACACGCTGAAGTCCCGGACAGTGGTGAAGAACAGGACCGATGTCGCCGTGAAGATACCGGTGCCGAAGGAGTCGGCGGTGACACTCGCCAGCAGCAGTCTCGTCTCCCGGCGCTGCAGCATCAGAACATCGCGCAGACGTGCCCACAGGGCGAGGTCAGTGCTCACTCCCGACGCCCTCACCTTCGGTGCGGCGGTTTCCGACGAGGGTGCCGATCAGCGGGATCACCGGGGGTATCCGCTCGCCGGGTACGCCGAAGTCGACCAGGCAGGCGATGTCGTCGACGCCCGCAGCCGCCACCCGCTCGACCGTGCTCCTGACGGTGTCCGGGGAGCCGATCAGGGAACCGCCCCGCAGGTAGCGCTCGTACGTGGCGTCCAGCAGTTCCTCGAGGAGGTCCTCCGGAATCTCGTCGTCGGGCAGGACGTGCCCGCCGCTGATGGTGCCGCCGCCCTGGGCCGCCCGCAGCTCCAGCTTCACCGCGGATCTCAGATAGTCGCGGAAGGGTGCGCGGCTGCGGGCCTCGGCGGCATCCGGGTCGTCGTCCAGGTGGGTGTGCAGCATCAGAGACACCGTCCCGGTGGCCGGGTCGAAACCCGCGTCCGCGCGGGCCTTGCGGTATCCCGCCACCTTCTCGGCGAGCTGGTCGAGATCCTGACCGATCAGGTGGGTCAGCACGTTGAGGCCACGGGTCCCGGCGTCCTGGAAGGTCCGTGGGTTCCCCGAGGAGGTGATCCAGATGGGGAGTTCAGCCTGGACGGGCCTCGGGTGCAGGCCGGCCGCGAAGGGCTGCCCGGTGCCGTTGGGCAGCTCGACGTCCTCGCCCCGCCACAGGGCGCGCACCGTGTCGATCTGTTCCAGCATGACCTGGTGGCGCGACGCGTAGACGTCGGGCGCCAGCACGAAGTCGTTGGCGTTCCAGCCGGAGCCGAAGGAGACGGCCGCGCGGCCGGACGACCAGTTGTCGACGACGGCCCAGTCCTCGGCGATGCGCACCGTGTGGTGCAGCGGGGAGATGAGACTGCCGGCCCGCAGCTGGATGTGCCGGGTGGCGGTGGCCAGCGCGGCACTGGTGAGTGCCGGGTTGGGGAACACGCTGCCGAACTGGTCGAAGTGCCGCTCGGGAGTCCACACCGCGTCCAGGCCGTGGGCGTCGGCCAGTCGGCTGGCCTCCAGCACCGTCCGGCAGGTCTCCTGCGGGGCCGCCTCGCCGGAGGCAAAGAACATGACGCTGAAGCGCAAGGGGGACTCTCCTGTGTCTCGTAACGCGGTAGCGGGGACGGATCAGACCGCTGCGGGTACGACCCGGGTCACCGACCAGCCGTGGATGTGACCGTGGACCTGGTGACTGGGGACGGTCTCGCCGCACTCCAGGCGATCCGCGGCCCGGGCGACGAGCGTGTCGTTGCCGTCTCCCCCGTCCGGCCAGCGGATCTCGACGGTGTTGCGTCCGCGGCGCAGCACGTCCGGAGTCACGGTGAACTCCCGGGTCGTCCAGGAGGGGCCTGCCTGCGCGGTGCCCACCTGGTGCCCGTTGACCTCGACCGTCGCGGTCCCGTCCGGGTGCCCGACCGGCAGCCGCCAGGTGACTTCGACCAGGTGGGGGGCGGGACCGTCGACGACCAGGGTGGACCGGGTGCGGGGGGAACTCGCCCGGAGGTACGCCACGCGCAGGCCGACGCCGGCCTGGCGGCGCTCGTTGAACGTGGTGGCGAGGTTCGCGTCGGCGAGCAGGTCGATGGTTCCCGCGTGTTCGGCGACGAGCAGGTCCTCGTACCGCTTTCGCGCAGTGACGCCCTTGCCTTCGAGCAGGTCGAGCATCGCTTCGCGCAAGGTGTGGTCGGCCAGTTTGCCGTTGAGCCGGCCGTCGCCGACCACCATGTAGCGGCGGAAGGCCGGGTCCTGGGCGGAGCGTTCGTAGGAGGAGCACATCCAGTTCGGGGCTTTCCTCGTCTGGTAGTCGAGGTAGTCCTCGAAGCGGTCGGCGACCGAAGGGTCGGCGTCCAACGCCTTCGTCAGGTGGTGGCGCAGCACGTCTTCGGGCTGGCCGTAGTGGGCGTTGTGCACGGCTGCGAGGAAGTGGGCCAGGGCGAGCCGGTCGGCTGCGGGCGTGGCCGGGACGCAGGCGGACCGCTCGGGCAGCTGCAGGGCGGCGCCGAGGGCGTCCGCGACAGCCAGGGCGGTGGCACGCAGACCGTCGAACGTGAGGTGGCAGTAGTCGAGGAAGTACTGGCGGCCGGGTATCCCGTCCTCGCCGCCGGGGAACAGTGCCGCCTGGTCGACCAGGTGGAACCCGGACTCGCCGGCTTTGCGGCGCATCACCTCCTGCACGGACGCGAGGGTGCGCGGGGAGTGGATGGTGAAGGGGCTGACCACCGCGTCCTTGGCGGCGCGGAGAGCGGTGAGCGCTTCGTCGGGCGACGCCGCGCATTGTGCTGCCAGCCGGTGCGGGACAGGGCTGGAGCCTCCGTCGAGCGCGGTCATCTCGGCGCTGAGCGTGCGGGCTGTTCCGAGGTCGCCGTCCCGCTGGGCGCGCTCGGCCTCCTCCTGGGCGCGGAGGTGGCGCCGCATCCGTCCCGCGGGCAGGGCGGGACAGTCGAGGAGCGGTTCGTCCTTCCAGTCGCCCAGGTTGAACTCCGGGACGACGAGGACGACGGGGACGTCCGCGGCGAGGTCGCGAAGAAGGTCCAGCGCCCTCGCGGCGACGTCGGTGACGAGGGCGCGGAAGGACGCCGCGGCGGCGGGGAAGCCGCCTTCTTCGAGCCGCAGGGCGAGTTCGTGGCGCTCCACGGGTGTCGGGTCGACGTTGTTCCAGTTGTTCCCGGCGTGCACCACGAGCGCGTCGGCGCCGAGCGCGAGTGCCTCGGCGGCGGTGCGCAGCAGCTCGTCCAGGGAACAGTTGGTGCGGGCGAGGTCGAGGACGTCCACGGCTGAGCCGTCGAGGGCGGCGTCGACGAGGCCGGCGAGCGAATACGCCGGGTCGAAGAAGTAGCCGCGCGCCGCGGACTCCCCCAGTACGGCGACACGGCGGTGTCCGGGGCGGAGGGCGATCTCCGGCCGGTCCGCCCAGTAGCGCCACTCGTCACGGCGTCCGGTGTCCTGGAGCAGTTGTCCGTCCGCCATTCGCCATACGCCCACGCCGGTGCCCGACGGTGTGGGCGCGGTCAGGTCGGTCGAGCGCTCGGCGGGTCGGCCCAGCACCTGCATACGGGCCAGGGTGAGGGCGCCCTCCGGTCCGGACAGGGAGCGGCTGAGTCGCTCGGAGATGCTGTGAGTGGGATCGGTCTGCGGCATCCGTGTGTCCCCCTGAGGTGTGGTCCGGCCATGGGCCGGCCGGTACTCGTCCGCGTTGTCGTCAAGCGGTGTACGCGGGCAGGTCGTACAGGTCGAGAAGCAGGTTGAAGGTGATGACGGTCATCAACAGGTCGGTCTCGAAGGGGACGTTGATGCGGAACCCGGGCGTGCTGTACTCACGGACGAGTCGTTCCACGCGGTCCGGGTCGAAGTAACCGTCCGCCTCGATGCGTTCCCGGGAGAGCAGGGCCTCGATGGCGGGATCGTCCTGTCTGATCAGGTGGGGGCTGCCCGGTGCGGTGAAGCCGAACTTCTCGCGGTCCACGATCTTGCGCGGGATCCAGTCCCGGGCGACCTGCTTGAGGAGGTACTTCTCCTCCAGTCCCTTGAGCTTCAGCTCGGGCGGAACAATCGCGAGGAACTCGGCGAGCTCCCGGTCGAGGAACGGATGGCGGGACTCGACGGAGTTGGCGAAGACCATGCGGTCGCCGTGGTCACCGAGCAGGTGGTCCGCCAGCCGCAGTTTGAGGTCGAGGTAGGAGCGGCGGTGCAGGTCGTGGAGGCCCACCAGCCGGTTGCGGTCGACCAACGGGTGGCCGAGGCAGTCGATCTCCTTCTGCCGCTCGCGGACGGCCGCGGAATAGAGTGCGGTCTTCGTCGCCCGGAAGCCGGCATCGTTGCGTTCGTAGAAGAAGTTCTCGTCCCCCCAGAGGCCTTCGCGGATTCTGGCCTCGCGAAGGTCGGTGCCCACACCTGCCGCCTGGGAGCGCCGGATCTGGTCGAAGCGGTAGCCGATGTATCCGCCGAACAGCTCGTCCGCGCCCTGTCCGGTGAGTACGACCTTGACCCCGGCACCGTGCACCGCTTCGGAGAGCGCGTGGGCGGCCGAGTTGAAGGACTCCTTCAGCGGGCACTCGGTGTGCTGCACGACCGTGCGCAACCGGGACGATATCTCCTCGCCGTGCACGAAGCGCTCGGTGTGACGGGTGTCGAGCACACTGCTCATGAGCCGCTGGTAGTCGCTCTCGGAGAGCTCCCGCTCGGGGAACGCCGCCGCGAACGAGCGGATCTCGGCGTCGGGCATGAGGTGTCGCATGATGGCGCCGATCAGGGAGGAGTCGAGCCCTCCGCTGAGGTAGAGGCCGACCCCCACGTCGGACTGCAGGCGCTTTTCGACCGAGCGGACCAGCAACTCCTCGACCCGTCGGACGTAATAGGACTCGTCGTGATGCTCCAGTTCGGCTTCGGTGCGCGGGTATGCGATGTCCCAATACGTCCAGGTCCTGGGCACACCGCCGGGGCGGAACTCGATTGCGG from Streptomyces sp. NBC_01341 includes these protein-coding regions:
- a CDS encoding ThuA domain-containing protein, which encodes MFPRLRRLPATAASALVVALGLAGSLLTPASAAPAADPAYKVLVFSKTAGFRHDSIPVGTQTIRDLGAANNFTVTATEDSNAFTTANLAGFKAVVFLSTTGDVLNATQQSALQSYVDGGGGYLGIHAAADTEYEWPQYQQLVGAWFKSHPAIQQATVRTEDRANPATSHLGQTWSRTDEWYNYRTNPRPDVRVLQSLDEGSYNGGEMSGDHPITWCHPQGSGRSFYTGLGHTQESYADPAFRSLLLGGIRYAAGFAKADCRPETGYTSLYNGSTTGWSQAGPGSFTNTDATLTSTGGMGLYWYRAKEFASYSLKLDWRMPGDDNSGVYVGFPASDDPNSAVNQGYEIQIDATDSADRTTGAIYGFRSADIPARDAALNPPGSWNTYEIRVEGERLQVFLNGTRINDFTNTDPVRSLAQGYIGIQNHSTSDDVAFRNIRIKELGGTTPPTSTTYEGESYTSSQGVQAADHTPASGGRTLGYIENGDWAGYAQASLTGAKTFTAKVSSAGAGGTVQVRSGSAGGQVIGTVSVPNTGGWETFRTVSTALSGTPTGPVFLTFTGGAGSLFDIDTFTLGR
- a CDS encoding ATP-grasp domain-containing protein yields the protein MNMRVCLVSPKPPMLQRARGLKLDVVCVYTPEEFRKLPADALVAEICVVHPPRSDSRELVDVVRALHDRLPFAGVVTVQEEGVLTAALLNDALGLNGVSAETVALLTDKWRMRRHTAERGVSAVRAAVASSLEEIREFGAAQGYPLIAKPLGGSASIGIHKIDSAEAAESAYAALSGLDLKQFLLEEYLEGPEISVDALSFDGRHVPIAIADKITGTGFVEFGHAIPAQLDPSLEEDVCRTVSDFLDAVGLRNGLSHTELKLTSAGPRVIESHNRRGGDRINTMTHAVYGIDLEEAGLAWGAGQLQPLAGRPEADGGAAVVFFEAEPGRLVAIKGADEARAHSGVVEFHLNFEVGQVIPPVRWSLDRAGYVVVTAETARAAQDLAQALASQVQFVTEPAPDAEEDGAASRRRYRDLVAELNQVPHVDALT
- a CDS encoding carbohydrate-binding protein — translated: MSGLSGRSRPRHTWLRWLTVLGLVVSGGALVGPAASAHPGHPEHEAAAAAIPAGDYQQVQLALGSAELGEAMSLAVLPDRAVVHTARDGTVRYTDAAGNTKTAGKLDVYTHDEEGLQGIAADPGFASNRYLYLYYSPKLSTPGGDAPVTGSAATFEAWKGHLNLSRFTLRTDGTLDLASEKVVLEVPNDRGQCCHVGGDIDFDAAGNLYLTTGDDTNPFESSGYSPIDERTDRNPQFDAQRSSGNTNDLRGKVLRIKPTAAGGYTVPVGNLFAPGTASTRPEIYAMGFRNPFRMSVDKATGAVYLGDYGPDAGVTDGSRGPSGQVEFNRITAPGNYGWPYCTGTNTATETYGEYTFPSGPSAAKYNCGSGPANNSFRNTGLPTLPAAKPAWIRYAGDAGSPSEFGSGSESPMGGPVYRYDAALNSNVKFPQSLDGRFFAGEYGRKWIKAIEVKADGTPGVIEAFPWTGTQVMDQAFGPDGALYVLDYGTGGNNQALYRVEYIGGSNRNPVAKAAADKVSGPTPLSVAFSSAGSSDPEGRALTYAWDFGDGTSSTAANPSHTYTTNGTFRPTLTVKDPEGLTGSASLVVTAGNTAPTVTLQSPKDGQLFSFGDTVPFQVSVSDPEDGAIDCSKVKVTYLLGHDEHRHQITQTTGCSGNLTVPADGEHDSAANIYGVFDAEYTDAAGLTTHSARILQPRHRQGEHFGAQNGIQVAAHGTAEGGSTVGFTDNNDWVSFKPYNLANATRFTARVSSGGVGGTIEVRAGSATGTLLGSAAVAPTGGWENFVDVSANLTNVPTASTELFLVFKGVTGQGNLFDLDAFTLATGSTGSSQTVEGESFSSGQGVQAADHAPASGGRTLGYIENGDWAGYAAVPTAGTKTFSAKVSSAGAGGTIQIRSGSATGAVLGSVAVASTGGWETFATVSTTLTGTASSGTLFLTFTGGTGSLFDIDTLTLTK
- a CDS encoding MFS transporter → MSTDLALWARLRDVLMLQRRETRLLLASVTADSFGTGIFTATSVLFFTTVRDFSVSSVGLAISLGSLCAFVLSPRIGALADRVGAQKSLIVLFGVRAVGYGLYLLAEQYWMFVVLACIVTTADRASPAINQALMGRLFEAKDRATILGTVFSARNGAIVLGSLAATLPVVTDSAALYLVGIGINAASFIGAAILVSRLHVPAAKPADTGPVKQRGVRATPLRDRRYLVITVVNGVAMTHNTILSLVLPLWIVQSTDSPRWSLTALLALNGALAMAAQIPVNRMFADFSAALRASALGGAAVCAACLAYAGAGAVGNAWAALAILVIAMLAHTAGESLVIASTPLSFELAPKESLGQYLSFYNLGRVGQDLVGPLLIVGPLVHQGTPVWVLVGVVVMLVGFVPWALLKDDTLAVNVRSAR
- a CDS encoding aspartate/glutamate racemase family protein, with protein sequence MSAVISGSRSATQAPDPAASGIVGVLGGMGPAATADFFAKLVRETPAASDQEHLRTLVWSDGTVPDRTDAILSDGPSPLPRLLEGVRLLQSAGAAIIAMPCSTAHAFLPDLRRASAVPILSMIDASVRRLRGAAPSVSRVGLLATTGTLVTGLYQEGLREQGIDAVVPPPLLQQRSVMRAVRLIKAGELEAAEHALVPAIRCVAAAGAGMIVAACTELPLVLGHRAENLPVFDPTTALAQDAVALAGRLPRHEHTKERT